A segment of the Candidatus Zixiibacteriota bacterium genome:
GTAGGGCCGATTTGCTCGATGCTGAGATTATATAAAAGGTACCCAATAGCCGAGGCGACAATACCCATATACAAAATCGAATAGATTGCTGTCGCCGATAATGTCAATACCTGTTGATAGGCGTTTTCGAATAAAGAAAGAGGCAAAAGAATAATCACACCCCACATCGCCGAATAAAAAGTTATCGCGAATCCGGAGTATCTTTGAATCAATTTTTTGGTGATGAGAGCATAAACTGTCCAACTTAGAACAGCGCAAAACATCAATAGATCGCCTCTATTGAAATCCATCCCGGTCAGGATTGAAAGATGTCCTTTTGTTATAAGCAACATCACGCCCGCAAGCGAAATCAATATGCCGATGTAATTGGATAAACGCAGTCTCTCTTTGAGAAATACGGCGGCGGCGATGCCGATAACTACCGGACCGAAGGCGTTAATGATGGCGGTGTTGGCAATTGCCGTATAACGCAGGGCAATATAGAAAAAGAAATGATACCCGATGACGCCGGTCAGCCCCAGAATGGCCATCAGGATATGGTCTCGTGCGGATACTTTTAGAGATGTGGTTTTATATTTGAAAATGAAGAGAGAGAGAAACAAAAAGGCAATTATGTATCGAATCAATGTGATTGTCAGGGGCGGCAATTCGTAAATGGCATATTTACCGGCGATAAAACTTCCCGCAAAGGTCAGCGAGGTAAAAATCGGCAAAGATATTTTTCGGTAATCGGCCATCCCGCGAAGATATATCGAATGACGGCGAAATACAATGGCAAGCTTTTTGGCATCCAATAAAAAAACCGGAAAATAGTTTTCCGGTTTTTGAGATTGCTATATTAAAATCACATCACAGATCATCTGGTTTCAATTCCTCTAATATTGACGCCTCAACCCAGTATATACCCCCGATGCCATTCACTCGACCATTATAGAAGAGATATTTTTCATCAGGAGAGATTAGAGGACATAGGCCTTCCAGACCGGTGGAAATCGGTTGGCTCCATTGATCTTCATCGGTCTTGAAACTAATGTATATATAGATCTGATTGTTATCATCGTCGTTATCGTGCCCGCCGGAGGCAAACAATAAAAAGCTTTCATCGGAAGCGATATAGGGGCATGTTTCGGTGGAAGGGGTATTTATTATGGAACCAACATTTGTGGGAGTTTGAAATTCACCGTTGACAAATTCTGATTTGTATATATCAGTCAGGCCGTGACTATCGTCCCGCTCGCCCTGGATATAAATAGTCCCTGAATTCGAAAAAGTAAATTGCCAGTGAATGTTAAGATTGTTCAATTCTCCCGGAGCAAGGTACGGTTCGCCCCATCCGGATTCATTCTTATCAACAATCCAGACATTTTTCTTGGTGCGCTGTCCATCCGGCGTCAGAGGCCGACGAGATAAAAAGTATAACCTGGATCCGTCTTGAGAAAAGACAGGGACATCGTCGTTGGTTTCGAGTCCTTGTGTAAACTCCGGAAATTCGGGAATCGTCCACTGGCCGTTCTCTATTCTGGAATATACAATTGCGCCTTCGGCATAACCTGAATCAACCGGAAAAAAATAAGAACTCCAGTAGGCTTTCGTTCCGTCGGGGGAAAAGGCCACGGCGCTATGCCCGTGACGATTAGTAGAAACAATATCTGGCGCGAATAATTCTGGTTTAATTCCCGGTGGGGTTTGACCAAAATACGGATCGGTTAATTTCGGAAATTTCTGAGGATTTTGATCGGCTCCTCTTAAAATCAATAGACTCTTTACTCCTTCGCGGTTTTTGCTATCTGCCAGGTTATACGGTGAAAGACCGCTTAAGGTACGGGCATTCATATCGGCGCCATTTTCAATTAATAGTTGGGCGCCCTGAGTACGGCCTTTCCAGGCGGCATAATGCAGAGGAGTCCAGCCATAAATATCGGAATCTGTAATATCAAATCCCTGCTCAAGGAATGTATTTATAATATTGACCGATCCGCCCTGAGCGGCAGAATGCAACAAGGACCCTCCTATTCTACTTTTGATATGTAAATCAACATCACTTTTGGCTAATTGTGTGAATAATCTGTCCAGACCTTTCTCGATAGAATAATTGAGCAATTCTTGGCTGTTATTACCGGATGTTTCAACTATGGCGCCATTATCTAAAAGCAAATTAACAATTCCGCTGAATCCCCGCCATGCCGCCAACACCAGGGGTGTATCATCGCCCCTGTCGCGAGCATTTACATTGGCTCCGTACCTTATGAGTAGCGCAGCCATATCGGCGTTACCCGTTTCGCGAGCTACCCACAATAATGGAGTGCGGCCGTAATCCTCGGGTATTTCGGTATCGGCTCCCAATTTCAAGAGGTACTCAACAATTTCCAGGTAATTGGAACCGGCCGCAAAACTCAAAGCAGTTCTACCGCTCCGTGACTTTTGATTCAAATTCGCGCCCCGAGATATGATAATTTTTAATAACTCAAGCTGTTCTCGAAGGGCAGAATAGTGTAAGGGGCTAACATTGTCATTATTTGATATATTGATATCAGCCCCAGCCCCTATTAAATATTGGGCTGTTTCCTGATGGCGAAACATCAACGCGAATAATAATGGAGTATTGCCATTATCGTCCTGAGCGTTTATATCCGCGCCCCGAGAAGACAGAAGTTCTATTACATCCGTATGACCGGCCACGGCCGCATTGTGAATCGGCTGGCTATTTTCGTTGTCACCGATGGCGACATCGGCCCCCAGATCGAGTAGAAGTTTTACGATTTCGATATGCCCCTCATAAGACGCCTGATTAAGTGGGGTCAATCCGGATTCGTTTTTCTGATTTAATCTTTCCGGGGCTTGTCTTAATATTTCTGTAACTTGATCGACATAGCCGGAATCAATAGCGGTTGTGAGGTCATTTCCGAGTGTCGGAGTCGCGGTGATTACAAATATAATGACAATAAGTACCTGTACTTTTTGCATCATACCTCCTTTTTGAAATTTATTCTTAATCCTACAATACTTGGTAGCCCTGAAATTGATATTCTTATAGACGTACCTGTCCTTAATTTGTTTAGATAATTTTTTGGTCTGAATGGTTGCCTGCCACAATCGAATTTATTAGTTTGCTGCCAAAGAGCAACTTATATGCGGGGTCAAGCTGGAACTACTCATAGATTCAGAAAACTTCTGGGGCAGATTTCGCGAAGAAATCGCATCAGCCCGGAACGCGGTTTATGTTCAGACTCTCTCTTTTGAGGGTGATTCTGTCGGGTGGCAATTAGCCAAGGCGCTCAACAGTTCCCAGGCGGCCGATAAACGAGTCATCGTCGATTATTATACCCGATATATTCTCAGCGATAAATTTCTATATTCACCAAAAAATATATTTGATGCCGAGTTACGAAAGGAAAAAAAAGAAACGGCAAGGATGATAAATGAATTGCGAGAACGAGGTACCGGAGTCAGGTTTGTAAATCCGTTCGGGCCGCTGATGATACATATCCCCGCACGCAACCACAAGAAAATAATAATTATCGATGAAGAGATCGCATACATCGGGGGGATGAATTTCAGTGAGCATAATTTCGCGTGGCATGATTTGATGCTGAGAGTTGAGAATAGAGACATTGTTGATTTTTTGAAAAATGATTTTTTAATGTCCTGGGGCAGTATGCATTATGGTGGACGGGCGCAATTTGACAATATGGAAATTTTCAGCTTTGACGGCGTTGGCAATAAAACATCATTTGAGCCGATTATGGAAATGATTGATAATGCTCATAATTCAATTTATGTTCAGAGCCCCTATTTATGTTTTCCGTTTTCCGATAAGCTGGCCGATGCCTCCCGTCGGGGTGTTGACGTAACGATTGTTTCTCCCGCTCAAAACAATAAGAAAATGCTGCGCAAGTATATCGAGTGGGAATCGGCCCGGTCGGGATTTGATTTGCGGATGTATCAAAACCGCATGACGCACATGAAGGCGATGCTGATTGATGATGAATATTTAATCGTTGGTTCATGCAACTTTGATTGTTTCAGTTATTATTTTGAGCAGGAAATTATCGCGGTTATAACCGATGTAGATGTTATTCAGGAATTTAAAGAAAAAGTCATTGAAGTTGATAATTCCAATAGCCTCCCCTATGAGGGAAAGGTAAATAACCTATCCGGCCGCATGCGCCGCTGGGAAATGCAAATATTGAACGCCATCGCGAAATTATTAAATTGAATAACCATCTGTCTGAATTTCATGTTGCCCGGCCCTTAGAATAAAAAAAAGCCTCATTTTGAATAACAACATTGGTCTTCTCAAATTGTAGAAAGTTGCGATATTCGTATAAAGATCCCCGCCAGTTTTTATAAGCGCTTATCTTGCATTAAGATAGGCGTTTTTTTGTATTGAAAATTGTTGTAAAAATCACAAAATGATCTATGTTTTGTTGTTCAGCATTGTCCGGATTAATCAAAGACGCCAATTCGGCTAATGAAACGAAAAGTAATCTAATCACAAGTGCACGCCCGATCGGGAATTACTATTCGATTAAGCACTTGCATCTTATTGACGTTTGGCAGTTTTGGTGTTATATTTATTTATATTGGCTTATATCAACAATTCTCTCGGGGATAAGAAAATGCTTGAGCGTTCAAAACTTCATCAATCGTTGTTGTTCATTCTTTCATTATTATTTCTATCATTACAATTCGGCTGTTCAGATTCCGGCCCGACTGGTCCGGTCAATCCCGGAGAAGGGCAAACGGGGTGGTTTTGGCAAAATCCCCTTCCACAAGGGAATAATCTTAATGACATCAGTTTCACCGATGCCAACAACGGCACTGCGGTTGGGTATTCTGGCACTATATTACGAACAATTGACGGCGGCGCTACCTGGACGGAACAGACAAGCGGCACGACAAAATCTTTGCATGGCGTAAGTTTCACCGATACCAACAACGGCTTTGCAGTTGGATGGGATGGCATTATATTACGGACAACCGATGGCGGCACAAACTGGACGAGCCAGACAAGCGGTACAACAAACTGGTTGCATGGCGTAAGTTTCACCGATGCCAACAATGGTACTGCGGTTGGGACTGGCGGCACTATATTGCGGACAATCGACGGCGTCGCTACCTGGACGAGCCAGACAAGCGGTACAACAAACTGGTTGCTTGGCGTAAGTTTCACCGATGCCACCAACGGTACTGTGGTTGGGTATGATGGCACGATATTACGGACAACCGACGGCGGCACAAACTGGACGAGCCAGACAAGCGGTTCAACAAATTGGTTGCTTGGCGTAAGTTTCACCGATGCCACCAACGGTACTGTGGTTGGGATTGGCGGCACTATATTGCGGACAACCGACGGGGGCGCTACCTGGACGAGCCAGTCAAGCGGCACGACTAATTATCTATATGGAGTAAGCTTCACCGATGCCAACAACTGCACTGCGGTTGGGGTGTCTGGCACAATATTACGGACAACCGACGGCGGCACAAACTGGATAAGCCAGACAAGCGGCACGACTAATTACCTATATGGAGTAAGTTTCACCGATGCCAACAACGGTACTGTGGTTGGGGCTGGCGGCACTATATTACGGACAACCGACGGGGGCGCTACCTGGACGAGCCAGACAAGCGGCACGACAAATAATTCTTTGTATGGAGTAAGTTTCACCGATGCAAATAGCGGAATTGCGGTTGGGTATTCTGGCACTATATTACGAACAATCGACGGCGGAGCTGCCTGGACGGAACAGACAAGCGGCACGACAAACATGTTGCTTGGCGTAAGTTTCACCGATGCCACCAACGGTACCGTGGTTGGGACTGGCGGCACTATATTACGGACAACCGATGGTGGAGGGAATTAGCAGTTACTGTAGTTCTCGGGGATAAAAGAGTATATTTAGGATTGACGAAATCCCGCCACAATTATAAAACCTCACAATTTAATTTGTTCACCAACAAATTCATTTGCAGTTGTAGTGAGCCATTCATATCTTAAAAAGTTGCGAAATTCGTATACTGATCCCCGCTTTAATCGGGGCTTTGGTTTAGAACTTTTTATCCAGATTATAATAATTGCCGTATTCGAAGTAGGGCAGAGGCGGCGGCGGTCCGCCTTGGAATACGCAATTGATAATATAATAGGCGTCGCCGACATTGACATATCCGTCGCAGTTGCCGTCGCCGGTCAGCATATGCGGCATGGGGTCGGGTACCTGGCTAAAAATAAGATTATTTTAATATACGATATCACCGACATTAACAGCGCCGTCGTTGTTAGCGTCGCCGCGGGTGATGGCCAGCATTGCCCGGTAAGCATCAACTCGACCATAACCATAATAATAATCCGGCGGCGTTATCGTCCCCGATTCCAATTCGGTAACGGCGGAATTTCTCAGGATATCATAGATTTCTTCAACCGTCAGGTCAGGATTGCGGGCCAGAAGCAAAGACTCAATCCCG
Coding sequences within it:
- a CDS encoding DMT family transporter, which codes for MDAKKLAIVFRRHSIYLRGMADYRKISLPIFTSLTFAGSFIAGKYAIYELPPLTITLIRYIIAFLFLSLFIFKYKTTSLKVSARDHILMAILGLTGVIGYHFFFYIALRYTAIANTAIINAFGPVVIGIAAAVFLKERLRLSNYIGILISLAGVMLLITKGHLSILTGMDFNRGDLLMFCAVLSWTVYALITKKLIQRYSGFAITFYSAMWGVIILLPLSLFENAYQQVLTLSATAIYSILYMGIVASAIGYLLYNLSIEQIGPTRTSSFVYSLVPIFVSFLALVFFDEPITLVTISSTVLIILGLRFMLKEKT
- a CDS encoding ankyrin repeat domain-containing protein, which encodes MMQKVQVLIVIIFVITATPTLGNDLTTAIDSGYVDQVTEILRQAPERLNQKNESGLTPLNQASYEGHIEIVKLLLDLGADVAIGDNENSQPIHNAAVAGHTDVIELLSSRGADINAQDDNGNTPLLFALMFRHQETAQYLIGAGADINISNNDNVSPLHYSALREQLELLKIIISRGANLNQKSRSGRTALSFAAGSNYLEIVEYLLKLGADTEIPEDYGRTPLLWVARETGNADMAALLIRYGANVNARDRGDDTPLVLAAWRGFSGIVNLLLDNGAIVETSGNNSQELLNYSIEKGLDRLFTQLAKSDVDLHIKSRIGGSLLHSAAQGGSVNIINTFLEQGFDITDSDIYGWTPLHYAAWKGRTQGAQLLIENGADMNARTLSGLSPYNLADSKNREGVKSLLILRGADQNPQKFPKLTDPYFGQTPPGIKPELFAPDIVSTNRHGHSAVAFSPDGTKAYWSSYFFPVDSGYAEGAIVYSRIENGQWTIPEFPEFTQGLETNDDVPVFSQDGSRLYFLSRRPLTPDGQRTKKNVWIVDKNESGWGEPYLAPGELNNLNIHWQFTFSNSGTIYIQGERDDSHGLTDIYKSEFVNGEFQTPTNVGSIINTPSTETCPYIASDESFLLFASGGHDNDDDNNQIYIYISFKTDEDQWSQPISTGLEGLCPLISPDEKYLFYNGRVNGIGGIYWVEASILEELKPDDL
- a CDS encoding phospholipase D-like domain-containing protein, producing the protein MASARNAVYVQTLSFEGDSVGWQLAKALNSSQAADKRVIVDYYTRYILSDKFLYSPKNIFDAELRKEKKETARMINELRERGTGVRFVNPFGPLMIHIPARNHKKIIIIDEEIAYIGGMNFSEHNFAWHDLMLRVENRDIVDFLKNDFLMSWGSMHYGGRAQFDNMEIFSFDGVGNKTSFEPIMEMIDNAHNSIYVQSPYLCFPFSDKLADASRRGVDVTIVSPAQNNKKMLRKYIEWESARSGFDLRMYQNRMTHMKAMLIDDEYLIVGSCNFDCFSYYFEQEIIAVITDVDVIQEFKEKVIEVDNSNSLPYEGKVNNLSGRMRRWEMQILNAIAKLLN
- a CDS encoding YCF48-related protein, which translates into the protein MLERSKLHQSLLFILSLLFLSLQFGCSDSGPTGPVNPGEGQTGWFWQNPLPQGNNLNDISFTDANNGTAVGYSGTILRTIDGGATWTEQTSGTTKSLHGVSFTDTNNGFAVGWDGIILRTTDGGTNWTSQTSGTTNWLHGVSFTDANNGTAVGTGGTILRTIDGVATWTSQTSGTTNWLLGVSFTDATNGTVVGYDGTILRTTDGGTNWTSQTSGSTNWLLGVSFTDATNGTVVGIGGTILRTTDGGATWTSQSSGTTNYLYGVSFTDANNCTAVGVSGTILRTTDGGTNWISQTSGTTNYLYGVSFTDANNGTVVGAGGTILRTTDGGATWTSQTSGTTNNSLYGVSFTDANSGIAVGYSGTILRTIDGGAAWTEQTSGTTNMLLGVSFTDATNGTVVGTGGTILRTTDGGGN